Sequence from the Candidatus Micrarchaeia archaeon genome:
GACTGGATTACGCATCCAATGCTAGTCCAGTACAACTCATCGGGCTCCTTTGTCTGGGGTGTTTACCACACTTCCGGCCTTCCGGTGGGCGGGCTGAGCTCCATCAAGGAAACCTCAGATGGCAACTACATAACCGCGCTCGCGCGCATCACCTGGGACGAGAACGACACCGGCATCGTGGACGCGTCCGCGATTAAATTCAACAGCACGACATTCATGCCCATCTGGGAGCGCGACTTCGGGGGCAACGGCTACGACTACTCGTACTCTGTGCTGGAAAGCGCGCGGGGGGAATACGCCCTAGCTGGAAGCACCAGCTCGCCTTCGCTGAACATGAACGGCGCGAGCCTGAGGGACATGTGGATCCTGAAATTCCTTGAGCCGGACGAATCCGCCTGGTCTTCAGTGCAGGGCGCGAGCAGCATGCCCGTGCAGGCCTACGAAGCTGGCCAGTTCAGCGTGAGTTCCGAGGAGCACGCGAAAGTGAAGCAGTTCTTCAGGGAAAGGGAACAGAAGGACTGCCTGCTGAACCCCGAGGACTTCAAGTGCCTCCACAGGCCGAGGGCCAGCTGAAGGCCCTTTTTTATCTTCATCCTCTCCCCAGCGTCAGCCATAGCAACCATTTAAAACATCCATCAGCCATAATTCAACGTTGATGATATCGCTCCAGTCACACATCCCTTTTTCTTTTAACTGAGCAATGACCAAAAGAAAAAGGTCTGAGTGGTTCACCCCAAAAAGAAAACGACTATTTTATAATATTTGAACCGCATATAATTTTGTTGATGATATCGCTCCAGACTGAATATGTGATGATCGGAGTAGCTACTGAAAATCTTAATTAAGCACGCCAAACATAGCCTTTAAAAACAGCTTTATACATAAATTAAAACACAAATATTTCCCTCAATCAGTTTGAGTTATATGTGGTGAGTATATGGATGGAGAAATCCCCAGCAGAGTAGTGGGCTGCGTTAATATAGTTTGCTCCGATGCAAGAGAGGGCGGTGAACTATATGGGGCAGCAAAACAAATTATTGCTAAGGAATATTTGAAACGGGGTATAGTGGTCGATTACAGCAGAATAAGCTCCGCAGGAAGTTTTGCTACGGCTGACGTAATAAGCGATACGGGTCGTGTAATTCACAGAACGCTCAGCATTCTTGGCAAAACCTATGGTAAACATCTTTTTTGGGGGGTCCACGACAGGAAAGGGGACCAGAATGGGAAGGTATATGTTAATTTCGAAGTTAGCATATCCACCCATGGGGATGTGAAAATCAAGAATGGCGCGCAAATTCCCAGTTCTATCGAAGATTTAGAGATTGTTCCTGGTTCACCGTATAACTGCGGCATGTTGCATGCTTCAGATGTATGGATGGAGCTCGTGGACTTGATTCTGAAAGACAAGCCTGCATTTAAGTTTTTTATCCCTGGCAACGGCCTAATTTCAATGGAGATGGATACGATTGAAGCTATTCTCAGCATCCTCAAACCGCAATACGCCCTGCAGAGCGACAGTATAATAGATTTCGCACCTAGCATATCAAATCTGCTTACACACCCCATAGACCAAAAATCACGTCTGGACCGCAATCTGGTCTCAGACAAAACCCTGCGTTCACTGGATCTTAGAACATCCGCCGCTATCAACAATTATCCGGACTATAAATACATTAGGTTGGATCAAGACCATGCTACAGTAGGTTTCATGGACGATGTTTATGATTTCCTCGAGCACATCGCCACGATGCTTCCGTCAAACAGCCCGCACATAGTCGGCAAGAAAACCAAGCAACAGCCTGTGCTGGGACTCATACACACACCTTACATGACGAGTTCCAAAGCCAGCGTACTTGGAGATGCCATCTATAGCGGACTAGTTCATAACATTCGCGACTATTGCCCAGGGCAGATTTTTACCGTGAGTAGCATGAGTGCAGCGCAGCCTTATTTTGGCTTTGACCCCTACCAAATAACCGGAATCTTCTATTCTGTTTCACATTTAGGGATAAGAACATACTATCTTCTTGGCGCCACGCGTGAGGAAGCCGACCTCATAAAGCAGAAAGTGCACAACGACCCCTTTGTGAACTTCGTCATGAAAAAATTCGGCGTAAAACTTGTTCCGCGCACTATAGAAGAAGTAAGTATCCGTCCACCGCCAGTTGATCAGCAGGTCAAGGAAATCATAAAAGAGGGAATAAGAACATTTAAACCTCGCGAAAATTCAAGGCTCAATCAGCCGGTGAGAAAAGTTCAGGGCATAATAACCCTATGACCTCATATGTCCAGATTCTTCACTTCCCTCGCGTACTGCTCGATGAATGCCCTGCGCGGCTCCACAGCATCGCCCATCAGGAGCGAGAACATCTCCTCTGCCTTAATCGCATCCTCGATAGTGACCTTCTTCAAGGTCCTGGTCTCAGGGTTCATGGTGGTGTCCCAGAGCTGCTGGGCGCTCATTTCCCCCAATCCCTTATATCTTTGTATTTCTACATCCCCGCCGAACTCGGCGCTCACCCTGGCCAGCTCGTCCTCGTTGTAAACGTACCGTTCCTGCTTGCCTTTTTTAACCCTGAAAAGCGGGGGCTGGGCAATGTACAGATAGCCGCTCTCTATCAGCGTCCTGAAATGCCTGAAAAAAAGTGTGAGTAAAAGTGTCCTAATGTGGGCTCCATCAACATCTGCATCCGTCATTATCACAATCTTATGATACCTCAATTTGCCCAGGTCCATGTCAGAGCCGAAGCCGGTGCCCAATGAAAGCACGATGTTCCTTATCTCGTTGCTGGTGAGAATCTTGTTCTGGGGTGCCTTTTCCACGTTGAGTATTTTCCCCTTGAGCGGAAGCACCGCCTGGAACCTCCTGTCCCTCCCCTGCTTCCCGCTTCCCCCTGCAGAATCCCCTTCCACGAAGAATATTTCGCATTTCGCAGGGTCCTCCTCGCTGCAGTCAGCAAGCTTTCCCGGAAGCACGCTCGATTCAAAAACGTTCTTCCTCCTTATGAGCTCCTTGGCCTTCTGCGCGGCTTCCCGCGCTTCCATGGCGCTGGTGCATTTAGCGAGTATGGTTTTCGCGACCTGCGGGTTCTCCTCGAGATACTGCTTGAACGAGGACGAGAAGAAGCTGTCTATATACCCCTTCACTTCGCTGTTTCCCAGCTTTCCCTTGGTCTGGCCCTCGAACTGGGGCTCAGGCACCATAATGCTTATCACAGCGGTTATGCCCTCCACCGCATCGTCCCCGCTTACCCTCCTGCCGTCCTTGAGAATCCTGCTCCCCTCGCCGTAATCGTTCAGCACCCTGGTGAGGCCGGTCCTGAATCCGCTCACGTGGGTTCCGCCGTCCATGGTTTTTATGTCGTTCACGAAAGAGGCGATCGTTTCGCTGTAACTGTCCGTATACTGTATCGCAATCTCGGCGTTGATGTTTCCCACTTCCTTGTGAAAGTAAATAGGCGCATGGAGCTTGTTCTTGGTCCTGTCCAGGAATTCCACGTACTGGATTATTCCTCCCTCGAAAAGGAAATCCTCCTTTTTGCCGCTCTTTTCATCATTTATCTTTATGTGCACTCCCTTGTTGAGGAATGCCAGCTCCCTGAGCCGCTCCATCACAGTGTCATAATCGAATTCAACAGAAGGGAATATCTTCTGGTCGGGCTTAAATATCACGGTGGTTCCGCGCAGCAGGGTGTCCCCAATCACTTCCACCGGAGTCGTGGGAATGCCCCTGGAATACTTCTGGACGTATATTTTCCCTCCGCGGTGCACCTCCACAATCATTATCTCGGAAAGCGCATTCACAACCGAAATCCCCACTCCGTGCAGTCCGCCGGATATCTTGTAAGCCTTTTTCTCGAACTTCCCGCCCGCGTGCAGTATGGTAGTAACCACCTCGAGCGCGCTCTTGCCCATGCTGTGCTTTTCCGTTGGTATTCCCCTTCCATCGTCGCGCACGAGCGCGCTTCCGTCGGCCTTGAGCACCACATCCACATTTTTCGCATAGCCGCCGAGCGCCTCATCAATGCTATTGTCCACAATCTCGTATATGAGGTGGTGCAGCCCCTTCCTGTCGGTGTCCCCTATGTACATCGCAGGACGTTTCCGCACTGCTTCAAGGCCCTCGAGAATCTGTATGCTTTCGGCGTTGTATTCGCCCGACTCAGTCTTTCCGTCAACCATCAATATCACTGTTTTGCTTGAAAAAACCCAAATGGCTTCCGCACGTGTTTTATCTCATAAAATATATGTCCGGAAGGGTTAATAAACATGCCTGCGCCCGGGTTCCAGGGCGGTTCCGCATGCCTGCAAAATACGCTAGATTTTCCCGAGTTTCGCCTCCAGCTCGGCAGCGAGTTCCTGCGCGCCCTCCTTCTTCGCGAACAC
This genomic interval carries:
- the gyrB gene encoding DNA topoisomerase (ATP-hydrolyzing) subunit B, translated to MVDGKTESGEYNAESIQILEGLEAVRKRPAMYIGDTDRKGLHHLIYEIVDNSIDEALGGYAKNVDVVLKADGSALVRDDGRGIPTEKHSMGKSALEVVTTILHAGGKFEKKAYKISGGLHGVGISVVNALSEIMIVEVHRGGKIYVQKYSRGIPTTPVEVIGDTLLRGTTVIFKPDQKIFPSVEFDYDTVMERLRELAFLNKGVHIKINDEKSGKKEDFLFEGGIIQYVEFLDRTKNKLHAPIYFHKEVGNINAEIAIQYTDSYSETIASFVNDIKTMDGGTHVSGFRTGLTRVLNDYGEGSRILKDGRRVSGDDAVEGITAVISIMVPEPQFEGQTKGKLGNSEVKGYIDSFFSSSFKQYLEENPQVAKTILAKCTSAMEAREAAQKAKELIRRKNVFESSVLPGKLADCSEEDPAKCEIFFVEGDSAGGSGKQGRDRRFQAVLPLKGKILNVEKAPQNKILTSNEIRNIVLSLGTGFGSDMDLGKLRYHKIVIMTDADVDGAHIRTLLLTLFFRHFRTLIESGYLYIAQPPLFRVKKGKQERYVYNEDELARVSAEFGGDVEIQRYKGLGEMSAQQLWDTTMNPETRTLKKVTIEDAIKAEEMFSLLMGDAVEPRRAFIEQYAREVKNLDI